In Vibrio crassostreae, one DNA window encodes the following:
- a CDS encoding helix-turn-helix domain-containing protein — MKSSLSIRSYTKQFNTHAHDDHHQLVLPIQGSINLEMVGYVGKVAVGECVVIPVTTAHAFKADEAARFIVADMAELPQHLLEHELSVFTITPPLMSFLLFVEKQLEYQVDSGIESSILDVFSLLLEQQEVSKSIDPRIRAVQRLIADNYTQPLSISQLAETACLSPTQFKKRFKECLGISALKYITRYRMEKAQALLTHTDLPVQLIAENVGYSDVSAFSRRFSQHFGMSPRAFLGSMKDSL; from the coding sequence ATGAAATCTAGCTTAAGCATTCGATCTTACACCAAGCAATTTAATACCCATGCTCATGATGACCATCATCAACTGGTATTGCCGATCCAAGGGAGTATCAACCTTGAGATGGTTGGATATGTCGGCAAAGTGGCCGTAGGTGAATGCGTGGTGATTCCGGTAACCACAGCGCATGCCTTTAAGGCGGATGAAGCAGCACGGTTTATTGTCGCAGATATGGCAGAGTTACCGCAGCACTTGTTAGAGCATGAGCTCTCGGTTTTCACGATAACACCACCTTTGATGAGCTTCTTACTGTTCGTTGAGAAGCAGCTGGAATATCAAGTAGACAGTGGCATTGAATCGTCTATCTTGGATGTGTTTTCACTGCTTTTAGAACAACAAGAAGTAAGCAAGAGCATCGACCCTCGAATTCGTGCGGTACAAAGGCTGATAGCGGATAATTACACACAACCGTTATCCATATCACAACTTGCAGAAACGGCCTGTTTGAGTCCCACTCAATTTAAAAAACGCTTCAAAGAATGCCTGGGTATCAGTGCGCTTAAATACATCACTCGATATCGTATGGAGAAAGCTCAAGCCTTGTTAACCCACACAGATTTACCTGTTCAATTGATCGCTGAAAATGTGGGATATAGTGATGTTTCTGCTTTCAGTCGCCGCTTCTCTCAGCACTTTGGGATGTCTCCAAGGGCGTTTTTAGGCTCAATGAAAGACAGTCTTTAG
- a CDS encoding DUF4382 domain-containing protein, with product MKYLKETALASLVLAGLVGCGGDSGSSSSTTPITLSVSDAPIDDVKDVTVTFSKVALLPQGGGSPMIYDVYKTDENGDYVDENGDPLPDGEDPIPLSVNLLDYQGSDALPLIENEVIPVGSYKLCVFANDGDHPTDPSYVIENDDTTRELTVKGEGACPQGVGKEDKAGVLYFNNSFNVNEQSNDFVVEFDLRRGLKNSSTYPDYTIQRTSVSLINTVETGNIEGTVALSTYDTCNGGDNTFVQSIYLYEGNVEQADMAPIGGSDEVKPVTSASVTMNEAQTNYEFSLGFIDPGTYSLGYTCTAQHDSGEDNADPVADGFEIYDVQNGVQVTVGQDSQVSF from the coding sequence ATGAAGTATTTAAAGGAAACCGCTTTAGCGAGCCTTGTGCTGGCTGGGCTTGTTGGTTGTGGTGGTGATTCAGGTTCATCAAGCAGCACGACACCCATTACCTTAAGCGTGAGTGATGCGCCCATTGATGATGTTAAAGACGTCACCGTGACATTCAGTAAGGTCGCTTTACTTCCTCAAGGGGGAGGTTCGCCAATGATATATGATGTGTATAAAACGGACGAAAACGGCGATTACGTTGATGAAAATGGCGATCCTTTGCCAGATGGTGAGGATCCGATTCCATTAAGTGTGAATTTGCTGGATTACCAAGGCAGCGATGCACTTCCTTTGATTGAAAATGAGGTCATTCCGGTAGGCAGCTATAAGTTGTGTGTGTTTGCCAATGATGGCGATCATCCAACAGATCCATCTTACGTGATAGAAAACGATGATACGACCCGTGAGTTAACGGTGAAAGGTGAAGGCGCGTGTCCGCAAGGTGTGGGAAAAGAAGATAAAGCTGGCGTACTTTACTTTAATAACTCATTTAATGTGAACGAACAGAGTAACGACTTTGTTGTCGAGTTCGATCTTCGACGCGGCCTAAAGAACAGTTCGACTTACCCTGATTACACTATTCAAAGAACGTCTGTAAGCCTTATCAATACGGTTGAGACGGGAAATATTGAAGGCACTGTTGCTCTTTCTACTTATGACACTTGTAACGGTGGTGATAATACATTTGTTCAGTCGATCTACTTGTATGAAGGTAATGTTGAACAAGCTGACATGGCTCCAATTGGCGGCAGTGATGAAGTGAAACCGGTAACTTCAGCGTCAGTGACAATGAATGAAGCACAGACGAACTATGAGTTCTCACTGGGCTTCATTGACCCAGGTACTTACTCATTGGGTTATACCTGTACTGCGCAACATGACAGTGGTGAAGATAATGCTGATCCGGTTGCTGATGGTTTTGAAATCTATGATGTTCAAAACGGCGTGCAAGTAACGGTTGGTCAAGATAGCCAAGTGTCATTCTAA
- a CDS encoding YdcF family protein gives MKKNIIALALGGMLAFGATPFSFAANDGAVQASADYAQLVTKRQVVDQLLLDALQAFKSPARISHAGFTAKMPSNMEIVTNRLLEAYQLEPYRTDLLISAANAQIYNKNAERAIELFEQALTVAPDDVDLHAYLAVWQRFEGNESESNKHMEKLESLNKGKAEDIKRIFATVDRVLETPLKESADKGLLSDHGAIVTLGYALNPDGSMHQILIERLETTLAMSKANPDAMIVLTGGVPKNHKTEGKLMADWLISKGVSKDRVIEENYATSTVGNALFSSYALARHDIKHATIISSASHVRRGQTLFEIASWQTGPQGITFDTVSYPDKPLADLKKASSGELLGIYRDALRTYGMWSYRSYPLESR, from the coding sequence ATGAAAAAGAACATTATCGCCCTCGCTCTTGGTGGCATGCTCGCTTTTGGCGCAACTCCATTTTCTTTTGCTGCTAACGATGGCGCAGTACAGGCTTCTGCGGATTACGCGCAGTTGGTGACTAAGCGACAAGTTGTCGACCAATTACTTCTTGATGCGTTGCAGGCGTTTAAGTCTCCGGCAAGAATTTCACACGCGGGCTTCACGGCCAAAATGCCAAGCAACATGGAAATTGTGACTAACCGATTGTTAGAAGCGTACCAGCTAGAACCTTACCGTACTGATTTGTTGATCTCGGCGGCGAATGCTCAGATCTACAACAAGAACGCAGAGCGCGCGATTGAGTTATTTGAACAAGCGTTGACGGTTGCACCAGACGATGTCGATCTTCATGCTTACCTTGCGGTTTGGCAGCGTTTTGAAGGCAATGAAAGTGAATCCAACAAGCACATGGAGAAGCTAGAGAGCCTGAATAAAGGTAAGGCAGAAGATATTAAACGCATTTTTGCTACGGTCGACCGCGTGTTAGAAACACCGTTGAAAGAGTCTGCGGATAAGGGGCTGTTGAGCGACCACGGTGCCATAGTCACTTTGGGCTACGCACTTAACCCTGATGGTTCTATGCATCAAATCTTGATCGAACGTCTTGAGACAACGTTGGCGATGTCTAAAGCGAACCCAGATGCGATGATCGTGTTAACGGGTGGCGTGCCGAAGAACCATAAGACTGAAGGCAAGTTAATGGCGGATTGGCTTATCTCAAAAGGGGTAAGTAAAGATCGCGTCATTGAAGAGAACTACGCGACCAGCACGGTAGGCAATGCCTTATTCAGTAGCTATGCGCTTGCTCGTCATGATATTAAGCATGCGACCATTATCAGCTCGGCAAGCCATGTTCGTCGTGGTCAAACTCTGTTTGAAATCGCGAGCTGGCAAACGGGGCCTCAAGGCATCACCTTTGATACGGTTTCTTACCCAGACAAGCCGCTCGCAGATCTTAAGAAGGCGAGCAGTGGTGAGCTGTTAGGTATCTACCGCGACGCTCTTAGAACGTATGGTATGTGGAGTTACCGCTCTTACCCATTAGAGTCTCGCTAG
- a CDS encoding DUF2999 family protein: MNPILAMLKENNISDEQISELFKTLTENPLAAMATISQLGLPQDKLQMLMGQVMQNPALIKEAVEELGLDFSKVEAAKEQLQK; this comes from the coding sequence ATGAACCCGATTTTAGCAATGTTGAAAGAGAACAATATTAGCGACGAGCAGATCAGCGAGCTATTCAAGACGTTGACCGAGAACCCTCTTGCAGCAATGGCGACGATCAGCCAACTTGGTTTACCTCAAGACAAACTTCAAATGCTGATGGGTCAGGTAATGCAAAACCCTGCGCTAATCAAAGAAGCAGTTGAAGAGCTTGGCCTAGATTTTTCTAAGGTTGAAGCGGCTAAAGAGCAACTTCAAAAATAA
- a CDS encoding glutathione S-transferase family protein gives MLKFYFHQTPNPMKIALFLEETGLDFELVPVDTLKGEQHTPEYRLINPNGKTPAIEDEGQRVFDSNAILLYLSEKTGKLGGQPEDRAELLSWMMFIASGLGPYSGQSVHFRHAAPAGLDYAVNRYLREAQRHYEVLEKHMEGREFIVGNEYTIVDVAAWGWIDKAPVVLGEEGLEPYPNLKRWFNAINTRPAALRARETGKDVEFKTERDEEAKRALFPSNYAK, from the coding sequence ATGCTTAAGTTCTATTTTCACCAAACACCCAACCCAATGAAGATCGCTCTGTTTCTAGAAGAGACAGGTCTAGATTTTGAACTCGTTCCTGTTGACACCTTAAAGGGCGAGCAACACACGCCGGAATATCGCTTAATAAACCCGAACGGGAAAACACCTGCCATTGAAGACGAAGGACAACGCGTATTCGATTCTAACGCTATCCTTCTGTACCTATCAGAGAAGACGGGCAAGCTTGGTGGTCAGCCAGAAGACAGAGCCGAACTACTCTCTTGGATGATGTTTATCGCGAGCGGCCTTGGTCCTTATTCGGGCCAATCGGTACACTTCCGCCATGCAGCGCCAGCAGGCTTAGACTACGCTGTGAACCGTTACCTACGTGAAGCACAACGTCATTACGAAGTGCTAGAAAAGCATATGGAAGGTCGTGAATTTATCGTCGGAAATGAGTACACGATTGTTGATGTCGCTGCATGGGGTTGGATTGATAAAGCACCTGTCGTGCTTGGTGAAGAAGGCCTAGAACCTTACCCGAACTTGAAGCGTTGGTTTAACGCAATCAACACTCGCCCAGCCGCACTACGTGCCCGTGAAACCGGTAAAGATGTTGAATTTAAAACCGAACGTGATGAAGAAGCGAAACGAGCACTGTTTCCTTCGAATTATGCGAAGTAG
- a CDS encoding DMT family transporter encodes MNLAINRVNEFQTGTLSILFASILWGTTGTAASFAPDLSPLAIGAFSMGVGGLMQAGLAYRKILSSLDKLLLNKKLLAASALALAIYPLAFYSSMKLSGVAIGTVVSIATAPFFSALLECLISKNNNINKRWLTSFAIGVVGIGLLVFSESSSESDSGDDLKLLGIGLGLVAGLCYAIYSWATKALIDKGIKSQAAMGSIFGLGAMLLLPTLWFTGNNLFASNTNILVVSYLALIPQCMGYIAFSFGLRHVTASSANLITLLEPVVAAVLAVCIVGELIPSAGWLGMFLIVLCLFIQSQPTQEQR; translated from the coding sequence ATGAATCTTGCCATCAATCGCGTCAACGAATTCCAAACGGGCACTTTATCCATCTTGTTTGCTTCCATTTTATGGGGCACGACAGGCACCGCCGCAAGTTTTGCGCCTGATCTAAGCCCATTAGCGATTGGTGCTTTCTCTATGGGTGTCGGCGGCCTAATGCAAGCGGGCTTGGCGTATCGAAAGATTTTATCTTCACTTGATAAGCTTTTGCTCAACAAAAAGCTGTTAGCGGCGAGTGCACTGGCTTTAGCGATCTATCCTTTGGCTTTCTACTCTTCGATGAAATTATCGGGTGTCGCAATAGGCACGGTGGTGTCGATTGCTACCGCACCTTTCTTTTCTGCGCTGCTAGAGTGTCTGATTAGCAAAAACAATAATATCAACAAACGTTGGCTCACTAGCTTTGCGATTGGTGTCGTGGGTATTGGGTTGTTGGTATTTTCAGAATCATCATCGGAGAGTGACTCTGGCGACGACCTGAAGCTTTTGGGGATTGGATTAGGTTTGGTGGCAGGCCTGTGCTATGCCATTTATTCTTGGGCGACAAAGGCACTGATCGATAAAGGGATTAAGTCACAAGCGGCGATGGGCAGTATTTTTGGCCTCGGTGCGATGCTGTTGTTGCCAACGCTCTGGTTTACAGGGAATAACCTGTTCGCATCGAATACCAATATATTGGTCGTGAGTTACTTGGCGTTAATTCCTCAATGCATGGGTTATATCGCCTTCAGTTTTGGCCTGCGACATGTCACCGCGAGCAGTGCCAACTTGATTACCTTGCTTGAACCAGTTGTTGCCGCGGTACTTGCCGTGTGTATTGTTGGAGAGTTGATTCCATCGGCAGGATGGTTAGGTATGTTCCTGATTGTGCTGTGCTTGTTTATCCAGTCACAACCAACTCAAGAGCAGCGCTAA